The proteins below are encoded in one region of Corvus hawaiiensis isolate bCorHaw1 chromosome 3, bCorHaw1.pri.cur, whole genome shotgun sequence:
- the RAB4A gene encoding ras-related protein Rab-4A, translated as MSQSAMSETYDFLFKFLVIGNAGTGKSCLLHQFIEKKFKDDSNHTIGVEFGSKIINVGGKYVKLQIWDTAGQERFRSVTRSYYRGAAGALLVYDITSRETYNALTNWLTDARMLASQNIVIILCGNKKDLDADREVTFLEASRFAQENELMFLETSALTGENVEEAFVQCARKILNKIESGELDPERMGSGIQYGDAALRQLRSPRRAQAQSAQECGC; from the exons ATTTCCTGTTTAAGTTCTTGGTCATAGGAAATGCTGGAACTGGAAAATCCTGTTTGCTACACCAAtttattgaaaagaaat TCAAAGATGACTCAAATCATACTATAGGAGTGGAATTCGGTTCAAAGATCATAAATGTTGGTGGTAAATATGTAAAATTGCAGATATGGGATACAGCAGGACAAGAAAGGTTCAG GTCTGTAACAAGGAGTTACTAtagaggggctgcaggtgccTTGCTTGTCTATGATATAACCAG CCGAGAAACCTACAATGCACTTACTAATTGGTTGACAGatgcaagaatgttagcaagtcaAAATATTGTGATAATACTGTGTGGAAACAAAAAGGATCTTGATGCAGATCGTGAGGTCACTTTTTTAGAAGCATCCCGGTTTGCACAGGAAAACG AGCTGATGTTCTTGGAAACAAGTGCTCTAACGGGGGAAAATGTCGAAGAGGCCTTTGTACAGTGTGCAAGGAAAATACTCAATAAAATTGAATCAG GAGAATTGGATCCAGAAAGAATGGGCTCAGGTATTCAGTATGGAGATGCTGCCTTGAGACAGCTGAGATCACCACGTAGAGCACAAGCACAAAGTGCTCAAGAATGTGGGTGTTag